The nucleotide window ATATACATACAGGCGGTCTTGTCCTGACCTTTACAACCGTCACACTTGTCAGTGCGTACAAAAGTTGGCATTGCGTCTCTCCGGAGAGTTGTCTACGAAACTACAGTTATCAACGTACTTCACTGCTTAACTACTGAAAAAATTATCTGGCCGAGTGACCGGCCAGTTTAACTTCTACTTTTTCATGGGACTGCAAGCTGGCATAGTACTCACGCAGGATAGCCAGCACTTCAGGACGACTAAATTCAGCGGGTACCTCGCCCCCTTCCGAAAGGGCCTTGCGTAGCTTGGTTCCAGATAACAGCAAACGCTCCTTGTCGTCATGAGGGCATGTTCGCATTGATGCCATACCACCACAACGGTAACACCAGAAGGTCCAATCGATCTTTAAGGGTTTGGTTTCCAATGCATCCTTGGGAATTTCGTCAAAAATATGATGAGCATCAAAAGGTCCATAATAAGAGCCGACACCGGCATGGTCACGACCGACAATAAGGTGCGAGCAGCCATAATTCTGGCGGAATAATGCATGCAGCAATGCCTCACGTGGTCCAGCATAGCGCATGTCCAACGGATAGCCCGCCTGAACGATCGTGTTCTTGGTGAAATAATTTTCAACCAATGTGTCAATGGACTTGGCGCGAACCTCGGCGGGAATATCGCCCGGCTTGAGCTTACCCAACAGGGAGTGAATAAGAACGCCGTCGCAAATTTCCACCGCGATTTTAGCTAGGTATTCATGTGAACGATGCATGGGGTTGCGGGTTTGGAACGCAGCAACAGTCGTCCAACCCTTTGATTCAAAGAGCGCCCGAGTTTCACTCGGAGTCATGAATAGCGCGCCGTACTTCTCGATGAAGTCACCCGTGGAAAGAACCTTGACTGGACCCGCCAAATTAATCTCGCCTTGCTCCATGACCATTTTAACGCCTGGATGGTCCATATCCGTGGTCTTGTAGACCATTACGCACTCATGTTCTTTGTCAATGGTATATTTTTCGGTAACCTTCATGGTCCCCATGATATTTTTAGTTTCACCATCAACCAGTGCAACATCGCCACCGACTTTAAGACCACTCGCGGTTTCCTTGTCGGTGGACAGCGTGACCGGGATTGGCCAAAACAGACCATTGGCCATCTTGTAACCATCACAGACGCCTTCCCAATCAGCGCGGGTCATGAATCCTTCCAGCGGGGTAAACCCACCAATCCCCATCATTATGAGGTCGCCAATCTCACGCGATGATATGCTGATTCGTGGGAGAGTTTCGGCACGGACAAGCTCTACCTCTTGAGCTTTACCCTGGATCAAAAGGGCCTTGATCTCGCCTCCACCGTGGGGTCTAACTAGCTTGGACATGATAATTTTTAACCTCAATTACCACTTGCAGAAAGATGCAAACGTATTGAACTGAATATAATGCGAGCACATTTTTTTGAATGCCGTCAAGTTTAGAGCATGGCTGGATTCAAGAAGTATCTATAATATAGGTTAACTTGATTATCTTCTACCATTCTTTTCTTCTGGGTAAGGTAAGCTTATATATTTAGTATGTTAGTATTAAACGATATC belongs to Gammaproteobacteria bacterium and includes:
- the sat gene encoding Sulfate adenylyltransferase, with amino-acid sequence MSKLVRPHGGGEIKALLIQGKAQEVELVRAETLPRISISSREIGDLIMMGIGGFTPLEGFMTRADWEGVCDGYKMANGLFWPIPVTLSTDKETASGLKVGGDVALVDGETKNIMGTMKVTEKYTIDKEHECVMVYKTTDMDHPGVKMVMEQGEINLAGPVKVLSTGDFIEKYGALFMTPSETRALFESKGWTTVAAFQTRNPMHRSHEYLAKIAVEICDGVLIHSLLGKLKPGDIPAEVRAKSIDTLVENYFTKNTIVQAGYPLDMRYAGPREALLHALFRQNYGCSHLIVGRDHAGVGSYYGPFDAHHIFDEIPKDALETKPLKIDWTFWCYRCGGMASMRTCPHDDKERLLLSGTKLRKALSEGGEVPAEFSRPEVLAILREYYASLQSHEKVEVKLAGHSAR